The genome window AAGAATCTGTTAAAAAACGGATTGAAACAGGGATTTCTTACACAGAGTTTGCCTACCAAATCATGCAAGGCTATGACTTCTACGTCCTCAACCAAGAACACAATGTAACCCTTCAAATCGGTGGATCTGACCAATGGGGAAACATGACAGCCGGTACTGAGTTGATGCGTCGTAAAGCAGATAAAACTGGTCATGTTATGACTGTGCCTTTGATCACAGATGCAACTGGTAAGAAATTCGGTAAATCAGAAGGTAATGCGGTCTGGCTCAATGCAGACAAAACATCTCCATACGAAATGTATCAATTCTGGATGAATGTGATGGATGCGGATGCTGTGCGTTTCTTGAAGATCTTCACTTTCTTGTCACTTGATGAGATTGAAGAGATCCGCAAACAGTTTGAGGCCGCTCCTCATGAACGCTTGGCTCAAAAGATCTTGGCGCGTGAAGTGGTTACCCTCGTCCACGGCGAAGAAGCCTACAAGGAAGCCCTCAACATCACCGAACAACTCTTTGCAGGAAACATCAAAAACCTTTCTGTAAAAGAACTCAAACAAGGCCTTCGTGGTGTGCCAAACTACCAGGTCCAAGCAGAAGACAACCTCAACATTGTTGAACTCTTGGTCACAGCTGGTGTGGTAAATTCTAAACGCCAAGCCCGCGAAGATGTTCAAAACGGAGCTATCTACGTCAACGGCGAACGCATTCAAGACCTTGACTATGTCTTGAGCGATAGCGATAAATTAGAAAATGAATTGACCGTTATCCGCCGCGGTAAGAAAAAATACTTTGTTTTGACTTATTAAGAAAGTAAAACCACGAAGTTAATACGAAACTTCGTGGTTTTCTTATACACTTTTTTCTGGGACTATTTCCCTTTTCTGCGATACAACAATGCTTGGTTGATTCGTTGAGTTTTTTTATGGAGTTGCCAAATCTGGTAAAGCCAGATCAGGCCGTAAATGGCTAGAAAGATCAACCAAGGAATCGGGCTCCGTAAGGCTGCCCCCCAGCCAAAAAATAAGTAGGTCAATGCTAAGATGGTAGCTGTCACAACTAAATGCAGGACCACACGCAAACTATAGGTCAAAAACTCTTCTTCCTCAAGAATGAACGTCAAAACTCCCATTGTTCCACTCATTAAAAAGATCGCTAGGATGTTGCGTACATTCACAGCGGGATAGACGATGTTGGGATAGATATGGGATAATAACACCAAACACAAATAAAAGAAGGATCCTGTCCTCATACCAGATACAAAATAAGCTATAACTCGTTTCATCACTTTCTCCTATACCCCTAAATAATCCATCAAGGATTTGACATATTTCCGACTGACACTTGATTTCACTCCACGTGTCAGTTTAGCCATCATATTGCCTGAAAAACTATCCGATAGCGATTCTAAATGGTCGATATTCATCACCGCGTGGCGTGATATCTGTAAAAAATTACGACGATTAATCCGATGTTGAAAATTTGTCAAAGTATCTCTGACGGTGAACGTTTTGTCTGTCGTATAAATGGTTAGCTGATTCTTATCAATCTCGGCTAGAATAATGTCATCAATTTTCACCATAATCAAATGATCATCTGTTTTGATAGGAATCACTACTTGATTCACTGTCGAAAATTGTTCGAGATAGTCCATCACCTCTCGTGCTTGATCAGATAATTGCTTGGCTTGAATGACCACACAGGGGTTGCTTTCTGCGATATCCTGTTTTTCCTCAAAACGAATCTTCATTCCTACTCCAATTCTCACTTACTTTCTTTTACTCGATCTTTTTGCCAAGGAAATCCAAATCCCCAAAGCTAGAAGAATACCTCCTAACACTATAAGGTATGTTTGTTCCTTTGTCAATAAAGCTTGCCATTTGAGCTGAACGCCCATTTTTTCTTGAAAATCTCGAAGAAGATCATCTCGCCCCTTAAAGGTTTCGCTCACTGCTTCTTTCATGAGTACTTGTCGATAAAGTGCAGCAATATAAGTTGCTGGAGTACATTTCATTAGTAGTTGTGCAAAATCAGGTAGAACACCTAAAGGTACATAAGTCCCTACCAAAAAACCGGAAGCTGTACCCACTATGGTCGCAAACTTTCCAAGACTGTCTACGGATTGGAAAAAATAAACAAAAATGGCATTCACTAAACTAGAAAGCAGGCTACTAAACAGCATGATGAGGAGTACTTCAGGTAATAAAGATAGTGCTGGAGCTTCTCTAAAATAGCCACACATCAGCACATACATAAGGACTTGCATGAAAAAAGAGATGATGATTGCGCTCGTTAGATACGAAAATGGTAACCGCCACTTCCCTTGATCCGATAAATAAAGATCCTGATCTACTTGATGTTCACGGTCCTTTACTAACTGAGTCAGGGCAGCCAGACTTGTCGTAATCCCTGTCACAGCCAGCGTCCCACTCATTAACCAATTATTTAACACAGGACCACTATTTGGGAGCTGAGCCCAAGCATCTGTCAGATTTTTTTGAAGAAAAATAATATAGAGAACAAAGGAAATCAAGGCTCCCAACAGGGAGAAGAAAACTCCTGAACGATTCCTAAAATACAATAAAAAATTTCGCTTTAGTACGGCTAGCATTAGCGGACCTCCCTTCCTGTAAGTGCAATAAAGGCATCATCCATGGTCCCTGGACGAAACTCAAAATGGGCTAGATTATCTCTAACTTGCGCCAGGTAATCAATGGCTTCCCTTTCACTCTTGGGTTGAAAAATATACTCCAATTGACTTTGTTGCTCTACTGACATTCCCGAAGATTTGAGACTTTCTATCTGCTGCATCTCCTTGAAACGAATCTTCAAGATATTTTTTGCATACTGACTCTTAATATCTAGTGCTGATCCCTGAGCAATCACTTCCCCATGGTCTACAATATAAATTTGATCAGCTTCATCTGCTTCGTCAAGATAATGCGTGGTCAATACAACGGTCATTCCCTCTTCTCTCTGCAATTGATAGAGCAAATCCCAAATAGACTTCCGGGTTTGGATATCCAAACCTGTCGTTGGCTCATCTAAGAACAAAATATCTGGTTGTGAGAGCAGAGCACGCGCAATGTCAACCCGACGCTTTTGGCCACCTGAAAGAGTCCCATATTTCTGTTTTTGAAAAGCTGATAGGCCTAGCCGATCAATAAGATCAGACACACGATCAGGTTTTAAGCCTTTATACTGTTTCGCACGAATGGTCAGATTTTCCCTAACCGTTAGCATCTCATCTAAGACACTAGTCTGGAAGACCACACCAATTTTCGTACCTGGTTCATAGATGATTTCACCTTGCGTTGGTTGTTTCAAACCAATCAACATGGAAATCGTTGTTGATTTCCCCGCCCCATTTGGTCCTAGAATCGCATTAAAGGTTCCCTTTTCAAACTGTAAATGAAT of Streptococcus sp. S5 contains these proteins:
- the tyrS gene encoding tyrosine--tRNA ligase, with protein sequence MHIFDELKERGLVFQTTDEEALRKALEEGQLSYYTGYDPTADSLHLGHLVAILTSRRLQLAGHKPYALVGGATGLIGDPSFKDAERSLQTKETVQEWVRSIQGQLSRFLDFENGDNKAEMVNNYDWFGSISFIDFLRDVGKYFTVNAMMSKESVKKRIETGISYTEFAYQIMQGYDFYVLNQEHNVTLQIGGSDQWGNMTAGTELMRRKADKTGHVMTVPLITDATGKKFGKSEGNAVWLNADKTSPYEMYQFWMNVMDADAVRFLKIFTFLSLDEIEEIRKQFEAAPHERLAQKILAREVVTLVHGEEAYKEALNITEQLFAGNIKNLSVKELKQGLRGVPNYQVQAEDNLNIVELLVTAGVVNSKRQAREDVQNGAIYVNGERIQDLDYVLSDSDKLENELTVIRRGKKKYFVLTY
- a CDS encoding DUF3021 domain-containing protein — translated: MKRVIAYFVSGMRTGSFFYLCLVLLSHIYPNIVYPAVNVRNILAIFLMSGTMGVLTFILEEEEFLTYSLRVVLHLVVTATILALTYLFFGWGAALRSPIPWLIFLAIYGLIWLYQIWQLHKKTQRINQALLYRRKGK
- a CDS encoding LytTR family DNA-binding domain-containing protein, which gives rise to MKIRFEEKQDIAESNPCVVIQAKQLSDQAREVMDYLEQFSTVNQVVIPIKTDDHLIMVKIDDIILAEIDKNQLTIYTTDKTFTVRDTLTNFQHRINRRNFLQISRHAVMNIDHLESLSDSFSGNMMAKLTRGVKSSVSRKYVKSLMDYLGV
- a CDS encoding ABC transporter permease; translation: MLAVLKRNFLLYFRNRSGVFFSLLGALISFVLYIIFLQKNLTDAWAQLPNSGPVLNNWLMSGTLAVTGITTSLAALTQLVKDREHQVDQDLYLSDQGKWRLPFSYLTSAIIISFFMQVLMYVLMCGYFREAPALSLLPEVLLIMLFSSLLSSLVNAIFVYFFQSVDSLGKFATIVGTASGFLVGTYVPLGVLPDFAQLLMKCTPATYIAALYRQVLMKEAVSETFKGRDDLLRDFQEKMGVQLKWQALLTKEQTYLIVLGGILLALGIWISLAKRSSKRK
- a CDS encoding ABC transporter ATP-binding protein, whose translation is MILQAKNISKRYGNHLAVNNIHLQFEKGTFNAILGPNGAGKSTTISMLIGLKQPTQGEIIYEPGTKIGVVFQTSVLDEMLTVRENLTIRAKQYKGLKPDRVSDLIDRLGLSAFQKQKYGTLSGGQKRRVDIARALLSQPDILFLDEPTTGLDIQTRKSIWDLLYQLQREEGMTVVLTTHYLDEADEADQIYIVDHGEVIAQGSALDIKSQYAKNILKIRFKEMQQIESLKSSGMSVEQQSQLEYIFQPKSEREAIDYLAQVRDNLAHFEFRPGTMDDAFIALTGREVR